In a genomic window of Candidatus Competibacteraceae bacterium:
- a CDS encoding efflux transporter outer membrane subunit: protein MGVLALTACAAGCATLEPPLPAADPGVPVKWSAPLADVVWEAELPARAAADIGWRDFFHDPDLQTLVARALSNNRDLRVAVLNIDKARAQYRIQRSEQLPWVGANAALQRIGGDTPAPSSYSAGTGVTDFELDLFGRLRNLTDAALQQYLAQEAVRRAVHLALVAEVANAYLALAADRELFGLSQATLKNYQDSYALIEKRFSLGAVSGLDVEQIRTQVESARVDVARYEGQIALDVNALGLLVGAPVEAALLPAGLNSGMIGLVAPPAGLPSEILLRRPDVQAAEHRLRAANANIGVARAAYFPSISLTGSVGSASSDLSKLFGNGTLLWSFIPQLNVPIFQGERLRANVDSSVAERDIALAEYEKSIQTGFREVADALASAVTLTQQYEAQKALVEAATRAEHLSRLRYQAGRDSYLGLLDAQRTLYAAQQGLLATRFSRQTNRLTLYKVLGGGWKESGR from the coding sequence ATGGGCGTGCTGGCGCTGACCGCCTGCGCCGCCGGTTGCGCCACGCTGGAGCCGCCGCTGCCGGCGGCCGATCCGGGAGTGCCGGTAAAGTGGTCCGCGCCGCTGGCGGATGTGGTCTGGGAGGCTGAGTTACCGGCGCGGGCCGCCGCCGACATCGGCTGGCGTGATTTCTTCCACGATCCCGACCTTCAGACCTTGGTCGCCCGCGCGCTTTCCAACAACCGCGATCTACGGGTGGCGGTTTTGAATATCGACAAGGCGCGCGCCCAGTATCGCATCCAGCGTTCCGAGCAGTTGCCTTGGGTCGGCGCCAACGCCGCCTTGCAGCGGATTGGCGGCGATACTCCGGCCCCCAGCAGCTACAGCGCCGGCACCGGCGTCACCGATTTCGAACTGGATCTGTTCGGGCGGCTGCGTAACCTGACCGATGCCGCCTTGCAACAGTATCTGGCGCAGGAAGCCGTGCGCCGCGCCGTGCATTTAGCGCTTGTGGCCGAAGTCGCCAATGCCTATCTGGCGCTCGCGGCCGATCGGGAGCTGTTCGGCCTCAGCCAGGCGACCTTGAAAAACTATCAGGACTCGTATGCGCTGATCGAAAAGCGCTTCAGTCTGGGGGCGGTGTCGGGCCTGGATGTAGAGCAGATCCGGACTCAGGTCGAGTCGGCGCGCGTCGATGTGGCCCGCTATGAAGGCCAGATCGCACTGGATGTCAACGCGCTCGGCCTGCTGGTCGGCGCGCCGGTGGAAGCCGCATTATTACCGGCGGGACTGAACAGCGGGATGATCGGTCTGGTCGCGCCGCCGGCCGGCTTGCCGTCGGAAATCCTGCTGCGTCGCCCGGACGTGCAAGCGGCGGAGCATCGGCTGCGCGCCGCCAACGCCAACATCGGCGTCGCCCGCGCCGCCTACTTTCCGTCTATCTCGCTGACGGGGAGCGTGGGATCGGCCAGCAGCGACCTGTCCAAACTGTTTGGCAACGGCACCTTGCTGTGGAGCTTTATCCCGCAGCTCAACGTACCGATTTTTCAGGGCGAACGCTTGCGGGCGAACGTCGATAGCTCGGTTGCGGAGCGCGATATCGCCCTGGCGGAGTACGAGAAGTCGATCCAGACCGGATTCCGTGAAGTGGCGGACGCCCTGGCGTCCGCGGTTACGCTGACCCAGCAATACGAAGCTCAGAAGGCGCTGGTCGAGGCGGCCACCCGCGCCGAACACCTGTCGCGCCTTCGCTATCAGGCCGGCCGCGACAGCTACCTCGGACTGCTCGACGCGCAGCGCACCCTGTACGCCGCGCAGCAAGGGCTGCTCGCCACCCGTTTCTCCCGACAGACCAACCGCCTCACCCTTTACAAAGTGCTGGGGGGAGGCTGGAAGGAGAGCGGTCGGTGA
- a CDS encoding class II aldolase/adducin family protein, whose translation MNIKDNLVRHYLWLRQYGLNDSHSGNASVRDGDSFWITPTGCCADLLSSGDLVECELEGAIGKGASLDTRLHLAVYQSNPQTLAVLHSHGPYSVAMTMDNEEFLPADFEGQLYFSRVPVLTIPYDQYEARSPRMVAEVLMDYPIAVVRGHGVYACANSLNLAYKWTCSLELSAKTAFIAQQAGKI comes from the coding sequence ATGAACATCAAAGACAATCTAGTAAGACACTATCTCTGGCTGCGCCAGTACGGCCTCAACGACTCTCATAGCGGCAATGCGTCAGTGCGAGATGGGGATTCTTTCTGGATCACCCCGACCGGCTGCTGCGCTGACCTGCTGAGCAGCGGCGATCTGGTCGAATGCGAGCTGGAAGGTGCCATCGGCAAGGGTGCTTCATTGGATACCCGGCTGCATCTGGCGGTCTACCAATCCAACCCTCAAACCCTCGCCGTGCTGCACAGCCACGGTCCTTATTCCGTGGCGATGACCATGGATAACGAGGAATTCCTGCCCGCCGATTTCGAAGGCCAGTTGTATTTCAGCCGGGTGCCGGTGCTGACTATCCCATACGACCAGTACGAGGCCCGCTCGCCGCGCATGGTGGCCGAAGTGTTGATGGATTATCCCATCGCCGTGGTGCGCGGCCACGGGGTTTACGCCTGCGCCAACAGCCTAAACCTCGCCTATAAATGGACTTGCTCGTTGGAACTGTCGGCTAAGACCGCCTTCATCGCTCAGCAGGCGGGAAAAATTTAA
- a CDS encoding TetR/AcrR family transcriptional regulator: MSDASRKSKAEARCEAQRERILRAARQCFVESGFHAANMASIAQTAGVSAGLIYRYFESKNAIILAIIERHLDEVQSDIRQLQWVSEAVANRIVERFRDWRRRECEMGSPGLFLEIVALAHRDPQVAEALRTADRGIRTEINACLLQAWGKNAGCGLSEAEVRERVFVLQCFFDGLMIRAIKQPDSEELIKGGLRPLLAYLFPAGGERNRPD; the protein is encoded by the coding sequence GTGAGCGACGCTTCGCGAAAATCCAAGGCGGAGGCCCGGTGCGAGGCACAGCGCGAGCGCATCCTGCGCGCCGCGCGGCAATGTTTTGTCGAGAGCGGTTTTCACGCCGCCAACATGGCCAGCATCGCGCAGACAGCCGGCGTCAGCGCGGGCCTGATCTATCGCTATTTCGAAAGCAAGAACGCCATCATTCTCGCTATCATCGAACGACATTTGGATGAAGTGCAGTCCGATATCAGGCAGTTGCAGTGGGTGTCAGAGGCAGTGGCCAATCGGATCGTGGAGCGGTTCCGGGATTGGCGGCGCCGTGAGTGTGAGATGGGGTCTCCGGGACTGTTTCTTGAAATCGTCGCCTTGGCTCATCGAGACCCGCAGGTGGCCGAGGCGCTGCGTACCGCTGACCGGGGCATTCGGACTGAAATCAATGCCTGTTTGCTGCAAGCCTGGGGAAAAAACGCCGGTTGCGGGCTGTCCGAAGCCGAAGTGCGGGAGCGGGTGTTCGTGCTGCAATGCTTCTTTGACGGCTTGATGATTCGCGCCATCAAACAGCCCGATTCCGAGGAGCTGATTAAGGGTGGGCTGAGACCGCTGCTGGCGTATTTGTTCCCCGCCGGGGGAGAAAGGAACCGGCCCGATTAA